In Dryocola sp. LX212, the genomic stretch ACGCCGCTGGCAAACTGCGTGGCGGATACCCAGGGCGGCATTGGCTATCTCATCCAGCAGGCGCTCAACAACCGGCTGGGGCGCAGCGGCGGGAAAAAAGCGGTAACCGTGATCACCCAGGTTGAGGTGGATGCAAACGACCCGAACTTTGCTAACCCCAGCAAGCCAATCGGCGCATTTTTCAGTGCAGATCAGTGCGAAGCGCTAAAAGTTGTCCACCCGGACTGGCATTTTGTGGAGGACTCCGGGCGCGGCTATCGCCGCGTTGTGGCTTCCCCTGAACCCCAGCGGATTGTCGAAGCCGATGCTATTAGCGCCTTAATCAAACAGGGCTTTGTGGTGATCGGCGCGGGCGGCGGCGGCATCCCGGTGATCCGCAGCGTGCAGGGCGACTACCGGAGCGTTGACGCGGTTATCGACAAAGATCTCTCCACCGCGCTGTTGGCCCGCGAAGTCAGCGCGGACATTCTGATTATCACCACCGGCGTGGAGAAAGTATGCGTCCACTTCGGCAAGCCGGAGCAGCGCGAACTGAATGAGGTCACGGTAGCGGAAATGGCGCGCTACAGCGCCGAAGGCCACTTCCCGCCGGGCAGCATGCTGCCGAAAATTACCGCCAGCCTCGCGTTCCTGCGCCACGGCGGCAGGCGCGTGATTATCACCACGCCAGAAAAATTACCGGAAGCCCTGCGCGGCGAGACCGGCACGCATATTGTTAATTAAGAGTGGGAGAACTCAATGAACATAACAGACAAAAGCCGCCGTGACTTTTTAAGCGGCGGCGGCAAGATGGCGGCGGCCTGCGCGATTCTGGGCGCAACGGGGTCGATGGCATATGCTGCTAAACCTGCATCAGCAGCCTGTGAGCCAGCCAACGCCATGAGCGCCATCAAAGAGAAGCATTACTATCTGGACAACGTACTGCTGGAGGCGGGCTTTGCGCGCGACGGGGAAACCGTGGTGGCAACCAAAACCGAGCTGAAAACGCTGGAAATTAAAGACGGCAAAATTGCGGCGCTGCTCGCAAACAGGCAGCACCCGGACGCCACGCTTGCCCATTACGATGCCGGAAGCAAGCTGCTGCTGCCCGCTATGCGCGATATGCATATCCATCTGGATAAAACCTTCTACGGCGGCCCGTGGCGCGTCCACAACCGCCCGCAGGGTACGACCATCATGGACATGATTGCCCTGGAGCAAAAGCTGCTGCCGGAGCTGCAGCCCTATACCCGGGAGCGCGCCGGGAAGCTCATCGACCTGATTCAGTCGAAAGGCTCGACCATCGCCCGCAGCCACTGCAACGTGGAGCCAGTGTCAGGGCTTAAGAATCTGGAAGACCTACAGGCGGTGCTGGAGCAGCGTAACTCCGGCTTCAGCTGTGAAATCGTCGCCTTCCCGCAGCACGGTCTGCTGCACTCCAGCTCCGTGGCGCTGATGCGCGACGCGATGCAGGCCGGAGCGCACTACGTGGGCGGCCTTGATCCGACGAACGTTGACGGCGCGATGGAAAAATCCCTCGACGCCATGTTCCAGATAGCGCTGGATTACAATAAAGGCATGGACATCCACCTGCATGAAACCAGCCCGGCGGGCATCGCAGCGGTGAAGTATATGGTTGAAACGGTAGAGAAAACCCCGCAGCTTAAGGGCAAGCTGACCATCAGCCACGGTTTTGCGCTGGCGATGATGAACGAGCAGGAAGTTGAAGCCATCGGCACGCGCATGGCGGCCCAGCAGATAACCCTCGCCTCAACCGTTCCTATCGGCACGATGCATATGCCCTTAAAGCAGCTTCAGGAGAAAGGCGTGTTTGTGATGACGGGCACCGACAGCGTGATCGACCACTGGTCGCCGTACGGTCTGGGGGACATGCTGGAGAAGGCGAACCTCTACGCCCAGCTCTACGTCCGCCCGAGCGAGCTGTCGTTGTCGCGATCGCTGGCGATTGCCACCGGTAACATCCTGCCGCTTAACGACAGCGGCGAGCGGGTGTGGCCGAAGGCTGAGGACGACGCAAGCTTCGTGCTGGTGGACGCATCCTGCTCCGCAGAAGCCGTCGCGCGCATTTCACCGCGTACCGCCACTTTCCATAAGGGTGAGATGGTCTGGGGAAGCGTGGGCGTTTAACTGTTATGTCGGATGACGCCGTGGTTTTTCCCTCTCCCATAAAGCTGTCTCTTAGGCACAACTCACTCTGGCAATCAGTCAGAGTGAACTCTGATATCTCCGTTGCCATTCCGTTCACCTTAACGTCTGTGTATCTCTGTAGCCGTTGTTAACGGTGAACGTGTCATGGGGATTACGCCATCCCCCTGACGACCCCGGCGCCCGGCAAATAAATCGCCGCTGAAGCGGTAAACTCCTGTTTTTACCCAACATGCAGGGTCGTTCGCGATTCGTTTATTCGGCACTTGGTGCCGAACCACTTCGTGGCCAACGCAAGCATTCCTTAATGAATACAGTCAGTTGAAGCTACTTTATCTGGGGTTAATGAATGCGCAGGAAAAATGGACAATGCCATTACAAAGCTGGAATTTGACGTTGTCACAGCTGGCGATTTATTTTGAAGGCCGTTTGGATAAAGTGAATACGTTGTAATGATCTTTTAACGTGACATAGAATTATGAACGCTCTCGAAAGCAAGGAGTCCCTTTGAGTCAGGAGAAAGCTATGCGAACTACTGAAAACAATAAAAAGCCCAACAATAGCGTCATGGCAAAAATAATGTTTGTTATATGGATTATAACCGTAATACCATTAATTATTATGTTTGTGATTTACTCAAGCAACCCGGATTCTCCGTTACTGAATTACCTGTCTGAAGCGACAAATAGTTTGCCCGTACTTCATTCTGCAAATAACCCACTGCTTAGTACGGTTATGAATGCCTGGTGTAAAACAGCTCCGTGATGGGGAGGAGTATCATTTATATTTTCTTATAAATATATCGAAATAAATGGAGAGCAGACAATCGTTAAGATGATTAAGGGGCTTGTGCTGTTCTCAATATTGTATCTGCCGATAATGTACATGTTATTGCTTAATTCGGCAGAAATTACTGAGTCCGGAAAACTGTACAAATTAATGTCAAAAAATGACCGCTTACTTTTCACTTTATTTGCAACAGTATATTCTATCTGCTATATTTCCACTGTTTATTATTTGGTTATTGTTGTGGCTGCTTTTAAATTATTTATTCAAAAGAGTAGAGGGTTATTTTAATTACAATGCTTACTTTGATTAAAACATTTAAGAAGCAGGTGGATAACCACCTGCTTTTCAATTAATAAGCGGGAGCAATGAGCCATTTGTTAATCTTGTCAGCAAGTTTGTCATCAATAAACGATACCGCCAGCGCAATCCCAATTATCCCCAGGACAGTGACCGCCATTGCAGACAGGCCAAGTGTTGTGGCGAGGAACATGGAAAGTGATACAAGAATGCTCAATGCTAGCCCTGTGGCTATACCACTCAGTACCCAAGACTCCACTTCGAGCAATACAGGATTCCAGTCACCTGTATCAATAGCCACCCGGGACTTTTGTCTGATTTTCTCTACCTTCATTATGATATCAACTGAGGAAAAGGCTTTACCGAGAAAACCGTACTTGTAAGCCATATCCTTAGCATTCAGGTGAACCCAGGCATTCTTCAGTGCGGTCTTATCACCGGCAGTTGTTTTCATTTTCGGATTAGACAATACCTTATTTAAGGTAACCATTGCAGAATTAATATCCCTGATTTTCTTTCCCTGGAAATTTTTAATATCAGCAGTAATTTCATTTGCCAAGTTTTTGTATTTATCACCAAGCACTTTACTGACCTCGCCTCCGACCGAAATAATAGCATCACTAGCTTGAGATAAGAAGTTCTTTTCTTCTGTTTGTTTAAAATCAATAAATTCTTTTATTAATTTCTTTATGCCGCCTGTGGTATTATCTTTGGGCCCCTTCCAGTTGTTTAATTTCACCGCAATGTTATTGGGGTCACCATTATTTATGGTGATATCAATAGCCTTATTGTTGAACAAATCAAGATACAGTCTGTATGTATAAGGCCCCGTGATTTTGAGGCTTTGAATTGTGCCTGCATTAGCAAAATTTTTCATTGATCTATATGTTCCGGATTTTGGATCATAGGTAAATAAATCGGTGCTGTCTTTAGTCACAATTTCTACCGGAGCAGGGGGGTAGAATGATGGCCAGATGGATCTGTAGTGCTGCGATAGACTCCGGTTGCAAAATCTCCTATCGCCAGTTTCACACCCGAAGCATCAAGACCCATAATCAATCCGCTCAGGCCAATAGCTTTTGCCTGGTCCGCATTCAGTTCAGTTACTGATATTGACATAACCCCTTTTTTCGACACGTCCTGGATTGTCAATTTCGCATAGGGATTAATCTTACGTGCGGCTTGAATCATATCCGCAAGCTTCTGACGGATTGCCAGCGTTTTTTTTATAGTATTAATCTGTCTCTGCATAGCATTACTTCCTGTACTCGAGTTGCTGCTGCCGCCACGATTACCAGAGTTTCCGGATGCCCCTCCCCCAGGTGGCACGCTACCCCTTTCAGAGCTCCAGTTAGTTCCATCACCATAACCACCATAATTAAATCCAGGCATATATTGCTCCTTGTGTTCTTTGGTCCTTAAAATCTGAGGTTCACAACTCAGATCCTTCCTGAGGTACGGCCTGACTGTTAATAGTCGTTCTTACATGTGCGCACTGTGTTTATATACAGTAAAATGTAAAATGTTGCCCCAATTTATTAGAAATCAACGGTCAGACCTCACAAAATCGATAAAACCATGAATCTTTAAGCATCTTTTCGGATCAGTGCGGCGGAAGTCGGGTCTACTCACATTAAACCCCTTCAGCAACATGCTGGCCGCAACTATGTTTTGATTTTGATGATTAGGACTACTAACCGCTCGTTTTGTAATATGTCGCATTTTGCAGCTTCACCCCCACCAGGCCTGGGTGAGTTAGTTGACATCTCATAGCACTAAAAAACATGTCATGATTACATTGAAAAAACTTTTATTGATCAGCTTGGTTCTATTCAGGTCATCCTGACGCTTTAAGCGTCCAGTTGATTTCCATGGTGAACGAAGAGTTTGCCGCACGAGGGAACGAGTTTGTTGCCGCGGGCGGCATCTTTATTGCCACCTACTGGTCGGGGATCGTGAACGAAGATGACCTCTGTTACACCGGCGGCTTTCCCGGCCCACTGCGTGAAGTGCTGGGTATCTGGTCCGAAGAGATCGACAGCCTGTACGACGGTGAAACAAATCAAATCGCCCTTACGGGGGAAGGCTGGGAGCAGTCGGGCCGTGAATATGCCTGCCTTGAGCTTTGCGATCTGATTCATGCTGAAACCGCACTGGTGCTTGGCGTCTATCAGCAGGATTTCTACCGACAGATTGGGGATAAGCATGGAATTGCTGGCTGTGCCTCAATGAGGATCCCGAAAGGCGCGGTCGCTACGGTAAGACAGAATGACGGAAATACATTTATTTTCATGCGGAACTATAGCGATAGCGCGATGACGCTCGAGCTGGCAGAAGAGAACCGTGCTCTTGAACCGCTGCTGAACGTCGGCGGGTTGAAGGGGCATCAGTATTCGCTTCCGGCATTTGGAGTGGAAGTGTTTTTAGCGAAAGGATAACCCGTAGTCTGCCCTCTCCCCGTGGGAAGAGGGCAGACTACACGGGAATTATCCCTGATGAGGCATCAGGCCCGGAGTGCCGACAACCTCAGGTTTGTGGCTCAATAAAGACTGTTCGTCGGCTTTGATCGATCCGCTGTTATCTGCCCAGACGCCTTCGGGGGTTTTGGTGATGGCCTGGTGCTGATAGTTCAGGTTTTCACCCATAGCGGCAATGTGCTGCGTTTCAGTCCCGCCGCTGTTGTCCGCCCATGGAACGGAGGCGTCGGCTGCGGTAGCGAATAAAGGCGTGCAAATTGCACCGGCTAACAGAACTATGATTAATGTTTTCATTTTGTTTACCTGCATTGCATAACAAGTTTCAGGATCAATAAGGGATTGATCTCGCTGTGGCTTATTAAGGTTAACGTAATGAAAACGGCAAAGGTCCTTCTAACGGTAAAGGAACGTGACTTTGTGACATCTTTGCCAGATAAAATGCTTTTATTTTAATGGCCTGCGTTTAATGCTTAATGAAATGGAAATGATTTACAGGCTAATAATGATGTTTGAATGTTTTTGCAATGAATTGCCGGGGAGTGAAATCATTTTCTCTGAATCAACTTCCGGCGGGTGTCATTAAGCGCTTACCCGCCCTACAAAAATTGAGCGTAGAGTGGATAAGCCTGCGCCATCCACCGCTTAATCAGCACGACAGAGGGGGAGGATCTACAGCAATAGCTATAAAAAAACGGGCAGCTTGCAGGCTGCCCGTTGCTATCTGGATGGATGAGGTCTTACTTTTTCTTATAAACGTCAGCGGTCGCGTGAATTTTACGATCGGTGTCGGCAGAGGTCACAACGAAGAAGTCGCCGCCTTTTTCATCTGCTTTTTTCGCTAATTCTTCTTTAGCGTCGCTTGGGGCCATTTCACCGTCGGTCACGATGGTGCCTACTTTAGTGTACATCTCAGGATGCTCTTTCAGCGCTTCCTTGGTCAGCAGTTCGGCGGAAATTGCGCCGAAAGAAACGGTGGTTAATGCCAGGGCTGTAATAATCATTTTTGCTATCTTCATAATGAACCTCAGGTTTTTAGTTATAAGTAACAGAATCTTTCCCACCTAAACAATATGGTACAGGAACGTGATTATTGCCACAGAGCTAACGGGCGAAGATATATTTAGTTGAAGTATAAAATGCTCAAATACCAGCTTGCGAATGAGCAAACTGGTATTTTTCACTGTTGCTCGTTATTTGGCCAGCGTGTTAGCGATGGCGTTGAACATCAGCGACGCCTCCAGCGGCTGTGCGCTGAATGACGGCTCAGCCTTCGGCCAGGCAGACCACTGCACGATGACCAGTTTCTGCTTTGGGTTCACCACAATAATCTGGCCGAAAATTCCCAGCGCCCACATGGTGTTAAGGCTGTCCAGACCCTGCTTCGGACTCACGTCTCCGGCATTAGCTGCCACGCTGTTATTCCACCACTGATAGCCGTAAATTCCTTCAGGATGGGCATCGCTGACCGAATTTTTCGCCTTATTCCAGGTGCGGGCGTCTTTGACCCAGTTATCCGGCAGCGTTTTGGTGCCGTCCGGCAGCACGCCGTTGTTCATCACGAACAGAC encodes the following:
- a CDS encoding carbamate kinase family protein — translated: MKQLVVVAIGGNSIIKDNASQSVEHQQAAVSEVAESVLAMLASDYDIVLTHGNGPQVGLDLRRAEIAHEREGLPLTPLANCVADTQGGIGYLIQQALNNRLGRSGGKKAVTVITQVEVDANDPNFANPSKPIGAFFSADQCEALKVVHPDWHFVEDSGRGYRRVVASPEPQRIVEADAISALIKQGFVVIGAGGGGIPVIRSVQGDYRSVDAVIDKDLSTALLAREVSADILIITTGVEKVCVHFGKPEQRELNEVTVAEMARYSAEGHFPPGSMLPKITASLAFLRHGGRRVIITTPEKLPEALRGETGTHIVN
- a CDS encoding amidohydrolase family protein, whose product is MNITDKSRRDFLSGGGKMAAACAILGATGSMAYAAKPASAACEPANAMSAIKEKHYYLDNVLLEAGFARDGETVVATKTELKTLEIKDGKIAALLANRQHPDATLAHYDAGSKLLLPAMRDMHIHLDKTFYGGPWRVHNRPQGTTIMDMIALEQKLLPELQPYTRERAGKLIDLIQSKGSTIARSHCNVEPVSGLKNLEDLQAVLEQRNSGFSCEIVAFPQHGLLHSSSVALMRDAMQAGAHYVGGLDPTNVDGAMEKSLDAMFQIALDYNKGMDIHLHETSPAGIAAVKYMVETVEKTPQLKGKLTISHGFALAMMNEQEVEAIGTRMAAQQITLASTVPIGTMHMPLKQLQEKGVFVMTGTDSVIDHWSPYGLGDMLEKANLYAQLYVRPSELSLSRSLAIATGNILPLNDSGERVWPKAEDDASFVLVDASCSAEAVARISPRTATFHKGEMVWGSVGV
- a CDS encoding colicin-like pore-forming protein codes for the protein MTKDSTDLFTYDPKSGTYRSMKNFANAGTIQSLKITGPYTYRLYLDLFNNKAIDITINNGDPNNIAVKLNNWKGPKDNTTGGIKKLIKEFIDFKQTEEKNFLSQASDAIISVGGEVSKVLGDKYKNLANEITADIKNFQGKKIRDINSAMVTLNKVLSNPKMKTTAGDKTALKNAWVHLNAKDMAYKYGFLGKAFSSVDIIMKVEKIRQKSRVAIDTGDWNPVLLEVESWVLSGIATGLALSILVSLSMFLATTLGLSAMAVTVLGIIGIALAVSFIDDKLADKINKWLIAPAY
- a CDS encoding beta-galactosidase trimerization domain-containing protein yields the protein MVNEEFAARGNEFVAAGGIFIATYWSGIVNEDDLCYTGGFPGPLREVLGIWSEEIDSLYDGETNQIALTGEGWEQSGREYACLELCDLIHAETALVLGVYQQDFYRQIGDKHGIAGCASMRIPKGAVATVRQNDGNTFIFMRNYSDSAMTLELAEENRALEPLLNVGGLKGHQYSLPAFGVEVFLAKG
- the yahO gene encoding DUF1471 family periplasmic protein YahO — translated: MKIAKMIITALALTTVSFGAISAELLTKEALKEHPEMYTKVGTIVTDGEMAPSDAKEELAKKADEKGGDFFVVTSADTDRKIHATADVYKKK